The Celeribacter marinus genome window below encodes:
- the gyrA gene encoding DNA gyrase subunit A — MSDTPQTPDNEDENIRTPFPWDGPHISITQEMKSSYLDYAMSVIVSRAIPDLRDGLKPVHRRILFAMYEAGNTHDKSYRKSARSVGDTMGKYHPHGDSAIYDALVRMAQPFSMSLPLLDGQGNFGSMDGDMAAAMRYTEVRMDKPAAYLLADIDKDTVDFVLNYDGKDKEPTVLPARYPNMLVNGAGGIAVGMATNIPPHNLGEIVDATLALIENPDVSTERLMEIVPGPDFPTGAMMLGRAGARKAYLEGRGSVIIRAKTRVEEIRKDRYAIVVDEIPYQVNKATMIEKIAELVRDKKVEGISHVQDESDRNGVRVVIELKRDATPEVVLNQLYRFTPLQTYFGCNMLALNGGRPEQLTLRLFLEHFITFREEVVARRTAFELRKARDRAHILCGLAVAVTNVDEVVATIRASADAAQARAKLMERRWPALDIAPYIQLIDDPSHKMNDDGTYNLSETQARAILELRLQRLTQIGVKEVTDELQELAGKIKDFLAILASRERIMEIISNELTEVKTLFAVPRRTEIVDWSGDMADEDLIEKEDMVVTITSSGWAKRTPLADYRAQKRGGKGVSGMSTKDEDVITTLFVANTHTQLLFFTDDGMAYKLKTWRLPLGGRTAKGKPLLQILPIPQKVSIAAIMPVDRDEVDWDDLQVVFATSKGSVRRNRLSDFTNVKSNGKIAMKFEGEDENTRLINVRICDENDDVMLVTSSGRAIRFPVTDVRVFNSRSSTGVRGIKLVNDGDEVVSMSVIKHFDAESYERQAYLKMRRAQVGADEVEGTDDDEEVSEGSIDTARFDEMKAAEELLVTITTGGVGKLSSSHDYPVRGRGGQGVTAMEKSMRGGPIVASFPVAIEDQIMLATSKGQSIRCPVGGISFRSRGAGGVKVFNTGKGEEVVSVAYIAESEDDDVTDEATTDTSVQTPDTGTTPVDTTDT; from the coding sequence GTGAGCGACACTCCCCAAACCCCTGACAACGAAGACGAAAACATCCGCACGCCCTTTCCATGGGACGGGCCGCATATCTCCATCACCCAAGAGATGAAATCGAGCTATCTCGATTACGCCATGTCGGTGATCGTGAGCCGTGCCATTCCCGACCTGCGCGATGGTCTAAAACCCGTACACCGCCGCATCTTGTTTGCGATGTATGAGGCGGGCAACACCCACGACAAGAGCTACCGTAAATCGGCGCGCTCGGTGGGCGACACCATGGGCAAATATCACCCGCACGGGGACAGCGCGATTTATGACGCGTTGGTCCGTATGGCACAGCCGTTTTCGATGTCGCTGCCGCTGTTGGACGGTCAGGGGAACTTTGGCTCGATGGACGGCGATATGGCCGCCGCGATGCGCTATACCGAAGTGCGCATGGACAAACCTGCCGCCTACCTGTTGGCCGATATCGACAAGGACACCGTTGATTTCGTTCTGAACTATGACGGTAAAGACAAAGAGCCAACGGTTCTGCCCGCCCGCTATCCCAACATGCTTGTGAACGGCGCAGGTGGTATTGCTGTGGGTATGGCCACGAACATCCCGCCCCACAACTTGGGCGAAATCGTTGATGCCACGCTTGCTCTGATCGAAAACCCCGATGTGTCGACCGAACGGTTGATGGAGATTGTGCCGGGTCCGGATTTTCCAACCGGTGCGATGATGCTTGGGCGTGCTGGTGCGCGCAAAGCCTATCTTGAGGGCCGCGGCTCGGTGATTATCCGCGCCAAAACCCGCGTCGAGGAAATTCGCAAGGACCGCTACGCCATTGTGGTCGACGAAATCCCTTATCAGGTGAACAAGGCCACGATGATCGAAAAGATCGCCGAACTTGTCCGCGACAAAAAGGTCGAGGGGATTTCCCACGTCCAAGACGAATCCGACCGCAACGGCGTGCGCGTTGTGATCGAGCTGAAACGCGATGCAACGCCCGAGGTGGTGCTCAACCAACTCTACCGCTTTACGCCGCTGCAAACCTATTTCGGGTGCAACATGTTGGCGCTCAACGGCGGTCGCCCCGAGCAATTGACGCTGCGCCTGTTCCTTGAACACTTCATCACCTTCCGTGAGGAAGTGGTGGCACGCCGCACCGCGTTCGAGCTGCGCAAAGCCCGCGACCGCGCCCATATTCTATGTGGTCTGGCCGTGGCTGTGACCAATGTCGACGAAGTTGTCGCCACCATCCGCGCCTCTGCGGATGCAGCCCAAGCGCGTGCGAAACTGATGGAGCGGCGTTGGCCCGCCCTTGATATCGCGCCCTATATTCAGCTGATCGACGATCCATCCCATAAGATGAACGATGACGGCACCTATAACCTATCCGAAACACAGGCCCGCGCCATTCTGGAGTTGCGTCTGCAACGTCTGACACAGATCGGCGTCAAGGAAGTCACTGACGAGCTGCAAGAACTTGCAGGTAAAATCAAAGACTTCCTCGCTATTCTCGCCTCGCGTGAGCGGATCATGGAAATCATCTCCAATGAGTTGACGGAGGTGAAAACCCTCTTTGCCGTGCCGCGCCGCACCGAGATTGTGGACTGGTCGGGCGATATGGCCGACGAGGATCTGATCGAGAAAGAGGATATGGTCGTGACCATCACCTCGTCCGGTTGGGCAAAACGCACACCGCTCGCTGACTACCGCGCCCAAAAGCGCGGCGGTAAAGGCGTATCGGGCATGTCGACCAAGGACGAGGATGTCATCACGACCTTGTTTGTGGCCAACACCCACACGCAACTGCTGTTCTTCACCGATGACGGTATGGCGTATAAGCTCAAAACATGGCGTCTCCCGCTTGGCGGGCGCACGGCCAAAGGCAAGCCATTGCTGCAAATCCTGCCGATCCCGCAAAAGGTGTCGATCGCCGCGATTATGCCAGTGGACCGCGACGAGGTGGATTGGGACGACCTTCAGGTCGTGTTCGCCACCTCCAAAGGCTCGGTGCGCCGCAACCGCCTGTCTGATTTCACCAACGTGAAATCGAACGGCAAAATCGCGATGAAGTTCGAGGGCGAAGACGAAAACACCCGCCTGATCAACGTGCGCATTTGCGACGAGAACGACGATGTGATGCTTGTGACCTCATCGGGTCGCGCCATCCGTTTCCCCGTCACCGATGTGCGCGTGTTTAACTCGCGCTCCTCAACAGGTGTGCGCGGCATCAAATTGGTCAATGACGGCGACGAAGTGGTGTCGATGTCGGTGATCAAGCACTTTGACGCCGAAAGCTATGAGCGTCAGGCCTACCTCAAGATGCGCCGCGCGCAAGTGGGTGCGGATGAGGTCGAGGGCACGGATGACGACGAAGAGGTGTCCGAAGGCTCGATTGATACAGCCCGCTTTGACGAGATGAAGGCGGCCGAGGAACTCCTCGTCACCATCACAACAGGCGGCGTGGGCAAGCTTTCGTCCAGTCACGACTACCCGGTGCGCGGTCGCGGGGGCCAAGGGGTCACAGCCATGGAGAAATCCATGCGTGGCGGACCTATTGTGGCCTCCTTCCCTGTCGCCATTGAGGACCAGATCATGCTGGCCACCTCCAAAGGTCAGTCGATCCGCTGTCCCGTTGGTGGCATCTCGTTCCGCTCACGCGGCGCGGGCGGCGTGAAAGTGTTCAACACGGGCAAAGGCGAAGAAGTCGTGTCCGTGGCCTACATCGCAGAGTCAGAAGACGACGATGTGACAGACGAGGCAACCACAGACACCTCGGTGCAGACACCCGACACTGGCACAACGCCCGTCGACACGACTGACACCTAG
- the trmFO gene encoding methylenetetrahydrofolate--tRNA-(uracil(54)-C(5))-methyltransferase (FADH(2)-oxidizing) TrmFO, with protein sequence MTDKTLHIVGGGMAGSEAAWQAANLGINVVLHEMRPKVETFAHQTGNFGEMVCSNSFRSDDDEQNAVGLLHWEMRAAGGLVMASADANKLPAGGALAVDREAFAEHITAKINAHPLISVEFGEVSELPTDGTWLFATGPLTSPALGAAIAAETGTDRLAFFDAIAPIVYADSVNMDIAWLQSRYDKGETEEEQKAYLNCPMTKDQYEAFIDALAAADKTEFHEGETAGYFDGCLPIEVMAERGRETLRFGPMKPVGLTNANGPENKPYAVVQLRRDNKLGTLYNIVGFQTKMKYGAQTEVFKMIPGLEDASFARLGGIHRNTFLNSPTLLDDQMRLKSRPNIRFAGQVTGVEGYVESAAMGLLAGRMAAAELLGRDLPPPPFTTAMGALINHITGGAEAKTFQPMNVNFGLFPPLDGMRGGRKGRKERYKGYTDRAKDDYNQWLDGQI encoded by the coding sequence ATGACAGATAAAACACTCCACATCGTCGGCGGCGGCATGGCCGGTTCCGAAGCGGCATGGCAAGCGGCCAATCTTGGCATCAACGTTGTGCTTCACGAAATGCGTCCAAAGGTCGAAACCTTTGCGCATCAAACTGGCAATTTTGGCGAGATGGTGTGTTCTAACTCGTTTCGCTCGGATGATGACGAACAAAACGCCGTTGGACTGTTGCATTGGGAAATGCGCGCGGCGGGTGGCCTCGTCATGGCGTCTGCGGATGCCAACAAACTGCCCGCAGGTGGCGCATTGGCCGTGGACCGCGAAGCGTTTGCCGAGCACATCACCGCAAAAATTAACGCCCATCCGCTGATCTCGGTCGAATTCGGCGAAGTGTCCGAGCTGCCCACGGACGGCACATGGTTGTTTGCGACAGGACCGTTGACCTCTCCCGCCCTTGGCGCCGCGATTGCCGCCGAGACGGGCACAGACCGCTTGGCGTTTTTCGACGCCATCGCGCCAATTGTCTACGCCGACAGCGTCAACATGGACATTGCGTGGCTCCAATCGCGCTACGACAAGGGCGAGACAGAAGAAGAGCAAAAAGCCTACCTCAACTGCCCGATGACCAAGGACCAGTACGAGGCCTTTATCGACGCGCTCGCCGCCGCCGACAAAACCGAATTTCACGAAGGCGAAACGGCGGGCTATTTCGACGGCTGTTTGCCAATCGAAGTGATGGCCGAGCGCGGTCGCGAAACCCTGCGCTTTGGCCCGATGAAACCCGTGGGGCTCACCAACGCCAATGGCCCCGAAAACAAGCCCTACGCCGTGGTGCAGCTGCGCCGCGACAACAAGCTGGGGACGCTCTACAATATCGTCGGCTTTCAGACCAAAATGAAATACGGCGCCCAGACCGAAGTGTTCAAAATGATCCCAGGGCTTGAGGATGCATCCTTTGCCCGTTTGGGCGGCATCCACCGCAACACATTCCTCAACTCGCCCACATTACTTGACGACCAGATGCGTTTGAAATCACGTCCGAATATCCGGTTCGCGGGTCAGGTTACGGGCGTTGAGGGCTACGTGGAAAGTGCGGCAATGGGCCTGCTCGCGGGGCGCATGGCCGCCGCCGAACTTTTGGGCCGCGACCTACCGCCGCCGCCGTTCACAACGGCTATGGGCGCGCTGATCAACCACATCACGGGTGGCGCGGAGGCCAAAACCTTTCAGCCAATGAACGTGAACTTTGGCCTGTTCCCCCCGCTTGACGGGATGCGTGGCGGCCGCAAGGGGCGCAAAGAGCGCTACAAAGGCTACACAGATCGCGCCAAAGATGACTACAATCAATGGCTTGACGGGCAAATCTAA
- the gluQRS gene encoding tRNA glutamyl-Q(34) synthetase GluQRS, with product MSFATRFAPSPTGPLHIGHAYSAMLGHQMARDAGGRFLLRMEDTDLERSKPEWAALIVEDLTWLGLTWDGPVVSQAAQLDSYTDSVERLETMGLLYPCSCTRADIRAALAAPQEGVAHDVYPRTCKARTMSTRKDGDALRLHLDRALEQLSGTPVRFAETGAAHAGLHTVDAAQALREIGDVVLSRKGEDIVAYFLASALDDVAQGITHVVRGEDLFAFTAIQVILLTLLDLPVPIYHHHALIRDEAGKRLAKRDDAKAISTFRNEGYSPDDIKRMVEI from the coding sequence ATGTCTTTTGCGACCCGATTTGCACCCTCTCCAACGGGACCGCTGCACATCGGGCACGCCTACTCCGCGATGCTCGGCCACCAAATGGCGCGCGATGCCGGCGGGCGTTTTTTGCTACGGATGGAAGACACCGACCTTGAGCGGTCAAAGCCCGAATGGGCGGCGCTTATTGTCGAGGATCTGACGTGGCTCGGACTGACATGGGACGGTCCTGTTGTGAGCCAAGCCGCACAGCTGGACAGCTACACGGATAGCGTGGAGCGCCTTGAGACTATGGGGCTATTGTATCCATGTTCGTGCACCCGCGCCGATATTCGCGCGGCCCTCGCCGCCCCACAAGAGGGCGTGGCCCATGACGTCTACCCCCGCACCTGCAAAGCGCGCACGATGTCCACGCGCAAGGACGGTGACGCACTGCGTCTCCACCTTGATCGCGCACTAGAGCAGTTAAGCGGCACCCCCGTGCGCTTTGCCGAAACGGGCGCGGCACATGCGGGGCTGCACACGGTCGACGCGGCGCAGGCGCTACGCGAGATCGGCGATGTGGTTTTGTCGCGCAAAGGCGAGGATATCGTGGCTTACTTTCTGGCCTCCGCTCTCGATGACGTGGCCCAAGGGATCACACATGTGGTGCGCGGCGAGGATCTTTTCGCATTTACAGCGATCCAAGTGATTTTATTGACGCTGCTCGATCTGCCTGTCCCGATCTATCACCACCACGCGCTCATTCGCGATGAGGCTGGCAAACGCCTCGCCAAACGCGACGATGCCAAAGCAATCTCGACATTTCGCAACGAGGGATATAGCCCCGACGACATCAAACGTATGGTCGAGATTTAG
- the hisI gene encoding phosphoribosyl-AMP cyclohydrolase, producing MPFDPASLKFDDKGLIPAIAQDAATGEVLMMAWMNAQSVAKTLESGKVTYWSRSRQAFWVKGETSGHLQELVDFRFDCDSDCILVTVNQTGPACHTNRRSCFYTAVRGGETVELSKPMT from the coding sequence ATGCCCTTTGACCCTGCGTCCCTAAAATTTGATGACAAAGGACTGATCCCCGCAATTGCGCAAGATGCCGCAACGGGTGAGGTTTTGATGATGGCGTGGATGAATGCGCAAAGCGTGGCAAAGACGCTTGAGAGTGGCAAAGTCACCTATTGGTCGCGCTCGCGTCAGGCGTTTTGGGTCAAGGGCGAAACCTCGGGGCATCTTCAGGAGTTGGTTGATTTCCGCTTTGATTGTGACAGCGACTGTATTTTGGTGACGGTCAATCAAACTGGACCCGCATGTCACACCAACCGCCGCTCGTGTTTTTATACGGCTGTGCGCGGTGGCGAGACGGTGGAATTGTCCAAGCCGATGACCTGA
- a CDS encoding iron-sulfur cluster assembly scaffold protein codes for MSTELAKLYSGKLLALAADIPHVGQLDAPQARVRERAPLCGSTVTVDVVMEHGKVAQFAQDVKACALGQASAAILGAHVIGRSADELDAARDEMTAFLKTDGPVPSAPFDGFEALRPARDYKNRHASILLAVTAVAKAAREAQNSPL; via the coding sequence ATGTCCACTGAACTGGCCAAACTCTATTCAGGAAAATTGCTCGCGCTCGCCGCGGATATTCCCCATGTCGGGCAATTGGATGCGCCACAGGCCCGCGTGCGCGAACGCGCGCCGCTTTGCGGGTCTACGGTTACGGTTGATGTGGTCATGGAGCACGGCAAAGTGGCCCAGTTTGCCCAAGACGTAAAAGCCTGCGCCTTGGGTCAGGCCTCAGCAGCAATTTTGGGTGCGCATGTCATTGGTCGGAGCGCCGACGAATTGGACGCCGCGCGCGACGAGATGACTGCGTTTTTGAAAACCGACGGCCCCGTCCCCTCGGCCCCCTTTGACGGGTTTGAGGCGCTACGGCCCGCGCGTGACTATAAAAACCGCCATGCGTCGATCCTACTTGCCGTGACGGCAGTCGCGAAAGCCGCCCGCGAGGCCCAAAACAGCCCACTCTAA
- a CDS encoding methyl-accepting chemotaxis protein, producing the protein MIPNPNFEDATIADPKLTELANHAGRLGYEIVDVAGFLDAVDAQSSSQIMVLKQVESSAAGVMTANAAVRHALETVTDVTENTLTKVEGSVDFVRENGKRSNTVASWVKALSEKMQQVAASLTAVETDNKNIADIARQVNILAINAKIEAARAGDYGRGFGVVAEAINELSHKTATAAAGIEDNIHALSGWVDKLRSEASGVSSDADIVLGGSEQTDRALTEIADGVRQTSDATRTMAFEAEKVREAVAEFQPAFASIGKSAEKTASGIHEAHSRVNKLIDTSETIYRTSVDLGGASEDLVFIERVKAAAGQISEIFRNGIAEGRITKHDLFNRTYTPMGGTNPQQFRARFTDFTDAVLPAIQEPMLSFSDKVVFCAAIDPNGYLPTHNKKFAHPQGKDPAWNAANSRNRRMFDDRVGLKAGRNTEPFLLQVYRRDMGAGQFTMMKDLSAPIIVDGAHWGGLRVAYTF; encoded by the coding sequence ATGATTCCCAATCCAAACTTTGAGGACGCCACAATTGCGGACCCGAAACTGACTGAACTCGCCAATCACGCGGGCCGGTTAGGCTATGAGATCGTTGATGTTGCGGGTTTTTTGGACGCCGTAGATGCACAGTCATCCAGCCAGATTATGGTTCTCAAACAGGTTGAAAGCTCCGCAGCCGGCGTGATGACCGCCAACGCTGCCGTGCGTCACGCCCTTGAAACTGTGACAGATGTCACCGAGAACACTCTCACAAAAGTCGAGGGTTCGGTCGATTTCGTGCGTGAAAACGGCAAACGCTCCAATACCGTGGCCTCATGGGTCAAAGCACTTTCGGAGAAGATGCAGCAGGTCGCGGCCTCTCTCACCGCCGTGGAAACGGACAACAAAAACATCGCCGACATCGCCCGTCAGGTGAACATCCTCGCCATCAATGCCAAAATCGAAGCGGCCCGCGCGGGTGATTATGGTCGCGGATTCGGTGTCGTGGCCGAGGCTATCAATGAGTTGAGCCACAAAACCGCGACCGCCGCCGCAGGGATTGAGGACAACATACATGCTTTGTCTGGTTGGGTGGACAAATTGCGCTCCGAGGCCTCTGGCGTCTCGTCGGATGCGGACATCGTCCTTGGCGGATCGGAGCAGACCGACCGCGCCTTGACCGAAATTGCCGATGGTGTGCGCCAAACCAGTGACGCCACCCGCACGATGGCCTTTGAGGCTGAAAAAGTGCGCGAAGCCGTGGCAGAATTCCAACCAGCCTTTGCCTCAATCGGCAAATCGGCCGAGAAAACCGCATCGGGTATCCATGAGGCCCACAGCCGCGTGAACAAGTTGATTGACACCTCGGAAACCATTTATCGCACCAGCGTCGATCTAGGCGGCGCAAGCGAAGACTTGGTCTTTATCGAACGGGTCAAAGCAGCAGCGGGTCAAATATCGGAGATTTTTCGAAACGGTATCGCAGAGGGGCGCATCACAAAGCACGACTTGTTTAACCGCACATATACACCGATGGGTGGCACCAACCCGCAACAATTTCGCGCGCGTTTCACCGACTTTACAGACGCCGTTTTGCCCGCAATCCAAGAGCCGATGTTGTCGTTTAGCGACAAAGTGGTGTTTTGCGCGGCGATTGATCCCAATGGCTATCTTCCGACCCACAACAAGAAATTCGCGCACCCCCAAGGCAAAGACCCCGCGTGGAATGCCGCCAATTCCCGCAACCGTAGAATGTTTGATGATCGGGTCGGATTGAAGGCAGGACGCAACACAGAGCCGTTTTTGCTACAGGTCTACCGCCGTGACATGGGCGCAGGTCAGTTCACCATGATGAAAGATCTCTCTGCGCCGATCATCGTTGATGGCGCGCATTGGGGCGGCTTGCGTGTGGCCTATACGTTTTAA